One region of Dehalococcoidia bacterium genomic DNA includes:
- a CDS encoding AMP-binding protein — protein sequence MADIYEKKPWLAFYDKHVPATLQYPNTTFWETVEPAFKHDPKRVGLYYMGTPFTFKQMDEMSNRFANLLKKVGLKKGDTVGINLPNLPAYYIGLLGVQKAGCVLTGVSPLLTAEELNHQLKDSGAKVLVTLDALYPRVIKGIGGTDLKAIVFTGIADYLSPVIATMGKMLKKIPTGKVLPIPGIEIYHFKDVMKSMPATPVAEKVSMDDTCIMQYTGGTTGLPKGAELTHRNMVSQMFQVTTWLDTKMGSVVGMTAFPLFHIAGLLVCMAMMSKAITLIAVPNPRDQQFIIKYMKKHRPNVIGNVPTVYLELMKQPGFRDYDFSDVQYFASGAAPFPPEYIKDFEKIVGESKLVEVYGLTETSPIITANPRYGKKKPGAVGIPFPDTLIKIVDPGTGEELPFGEPGEVAVKGPQVFTKGYFKKPQETANALRNGWFHTGDIGKMDEEGFLTIVDRLKDMVNVSGFKVFTRELDDVICEHPDVDMGATVGIQDPSRPGSEIVASAIILKPGIEKSDAEKAKIIEYLKGKVAPYKVPKRIEFYDQLPTSAVGKILKRELRTMMTQKPQ from the coding sequence ATGGCGGACATCTACGAAAAAAAACCCTGGCTCGCATTTTACGACAAGCATGTGCCTGCAACGTTGCAGTATCCCAACACAACTTTTTGGGAAACGGTGGAACCGGCATTCAAGCATGATCCCAAACGCGTGGGCCTGTACTATATGGGTACGCCGTTCACTTTCAAGCAAATGGACGAAATGTCCAACCGCTTCGCCAATCTACTCAAGAAAGTAGGCCTGAAAAAAGGGGACACAGTGGGCATAAACCTTCCCAATCTGCCCGCGTATTACATCGGCCTGCTGGGCGTACAGAAGGCCGGCTGCGTTCTGACCGGCGTCAGCCCTCTGCTGACGGCGGAGGAGCTTAATCATCAGCTCAAGGATTCCGGCGCCAAGGTGCTGGTTACCCTCGACGCCCTCTACCCGAGGGTGATCAAAGGCATAGGCGGGACCGATCTCAAGGCCATAGTTTTCACAGGCATAGCCGATTACCTGTCGCCGGTGATAGCGACCATGGGGAAAATGCTTAAGAAGATACCCACGGGCAAGGTGCTGCCGATACCCGGTATTGAAATATACCATTTCAAGGATGTTATGAAGAGCATGCCGGCCACTCCCGTGGCCGAGAAGGTCAGCATGGATGATACCTGCATTATGCAGTATACGGGAGGCACCACCGGCCTGCCCAAGGGCGCAGAGTTGACCCACCGCAATATGGTAAGCCAGATGTTCCAGGTCACCACCTGGCTGGACACCAAAATGGGCAGTGTGGTTGGCATGACCGCCTTCCCGCTCTTCCATATCGCGGGCCTGCTGGTTTGCATGGCTATGATGTCCAAGGCTATTACCCTAATAGCTGTGCCCAATCCGCGCGACCAGCAGTTCATCATCAAGTACATGAAAAAGCATCGGCCGAACGTCATCGGCAACGTTCCGACGGTATACCTGGAGTTGATGAAGCAGCCCGGGTTCCGCGATTACGATTTCAGCGATGTCCAGTATTTCGCCAGCGGCGCAGCTCCCTTCCCTCCGGAATATATCAAGGACTTCGAAAAGATTGTGGGTGAGAGCAAGCTGGTGGAGGTATACGGCCTGACCGAGACCAGCCCCATCATCACCGCCAATCCGCGCTACGGAAAAAAGAAGCCCGGTGCGGTCGGTATACCCTTCCCGGATACGCTGATTAAGATAGTCGATCCGGGGACGGGAGAGGAGCTTCCCTTCGGCGAGCCGGGAGAGGTGGCGGTCAAGGGCCCACAGGTGTTCACCAAGGGCTATTTCAAGAAGCCGCAGGAGACGGCCAATGCGTTGAGGAACGGGTGGTTCCACACCGGAGACATCGGCAAGATGGACGAGGAAGGATTCCTTACCATCGTGGACAGGCTCAAGGACATGGTCAACGTATCGGGCTTCAAGGTTTTCACCAGGGAGCTGGATGATGTTATCTGCGAGCATCCCGATGTCGATATGGGCGCAACGGTGGGTATCCAGGATCCGAGCCGGCCCGGTTCCGAGATCGTCGCATCAGCCATCATACTTAAGCCCGGCATCGAGAAAAGCGATGCGGAGAAAGCCAAGATTATCGAATACCTCAAAGGCAAGGTTGCTCCCTACAAGGTCCCCAAGCGCATAGAGTTCTACGATCAGCTGCCGACCAGCGCTGTGGGCAAGATCCTGAAGAGGGAGCTGCGAACCATGATGACCCAGAAACCCCAGTAA
- a CDS encoding arsenite methyltransferase, with translation MRKEEIKKTVRQGYAQVAKGGGSCCGPQTTGCCGTNTARDISKGIGYSEADMSSVPDGANLGLGCGNPVALATLKEGEVVLDLGSGAGFDCFLASSRVGAAGKVIGVDMTPEMVEKARENARKGGFNNVEFRLGEIENLPVADRSVDIIISNCVINLSPDKQQVFSEAYRVLKPGGRLMVSDIVLLEPLPESVQKSVSAYIGCLAGAALKETYLASIAKSGFQNIELIDETGFGAEYISNDPTGKAMLSADNISEVDLKKVGRAVRSIKVSANRPA, from the coding sequence ATGCGCAAGGAAGAAATTAAAAAAACGGTCAGGCAGGGTTATGCACAGGTGGCAAAAGGCGGCGGATCCTGTTGCGGGCCACAGACGACCGGCTGCTGCGGTACCAACACAGCCCGTGATATCAGTAAAGGCATAGGGTATTCGGAGGCGGATATGTCGTCGGTGCCAGACGGGGCAAACCTCGGGCTGGGCTGCGGTAATCCGGTGGCGCTGGCGACCTTAAAAGAGGGGGAGGTGGTACTCGACCTGGGGTCCGGCGCCGGATTTGACTGCTTTCTCGCCTCATCCAGAGTGGGCGCCGCAGGCAAGGTTATCGGAGTTGATATGACGCCTGAGATGGTGGAGAAAGCCCGCGAGAACGCGCGAAAGGGCGGCTTTAATAATGTGGAATTCAGGCTGGGCGAGATCGAAAATCTGCCCGTCGCCGATCGCTCGGTGGACATCATCATATCTAACTGCGTTATCAACCTGTCCCCCGACAAGCAGCAGGTTTTCAGCGAGGCTTATCGGGTGCTCAAACCGGGAGGGCGGCTGATGGTCTCGGATATAGTCCTGCTGGAGCCGCTGCCCGAGTCTGTGCAGAAGTCTGTTTCCGCCTATATCGGCTGCCTGGCAGGAGCAGCGCTCAAAGAGACATACCTGGCATCAATCGCAAAATCCGGTTTTCAAAACATTGAATTAATCGATGAGACGGGCTTCGGCGCAGAATATATAAGCAACGATCCGACCGGGAAGGCCATGCTGTCCGCTGACAATATCAGCGAGGTCGACCTTAAAAAAGTCGGCAGGGCGGTCCGCAGCATAAAGGTCAGCGCGAACAGGCCGGCTTAA
- a CDS encoding aromatic aminobenezylarsenical efflux permease ArsG family transporter codes for MDIQGLLSDVSLPGFSAFLLGVMAAIGPCTLATNLAALAYISRRISDRRFAVTSGALYTLGRMITYSVLGMLIIYAGLSIPAIANFLQYFGEKATGPLLIIVGLVMLFLDRISLGEHGSTVANAAGRLADMGMLGALPLGIVLALAFCPYSAVLFFGVLIPLAFKTEGGVGLPALFALGTGLPVLLFGTLLSLGVVGAAKWINAISRAEKYIRVVMAALFILIGFFYIWLWLNPY; via the coding sequence GTGGATATACAGGGACTTTTAAGCGATGTAAGCCTGCCCGGCTTTTCCGCATTCCTGCTGGGAGTGATGGCAGCCATCGGGCCATGTACGCTTGCTACCAATCTGGCTGCACTGGCGTATATCAGCCGCAGGATATCCGACCGCAGGTTCGCCGTCACCAGCGGGGCCCTGTACACGCTGGGCAGGATGATTACTTACTCCGTGCTGGGGATGCTGATCATTTATGCCGGATTGAGCATACCGGCGATCGCCAACTTCCTGCAGTACTTTGGTGAGAAGGCCACGGGCCCTCTGCTGATAATCGTAGGCCTGGTTATGCTCTTCCTTGACAGGATATCTCTGGGTGAGCATGGCAGCACTGTGGCAAATGCCGCCGGCAGACTGGCCGACATGGGCATGCTGGGCGCCCTGCCGCTGGGCATAGTCCTGGCCCTGGCATTCTGTCCCTACAGCGCTGTTCTTTTCTTCGGTGTTCTCATACCTCTGGCGTTCAAGACTGAGGGTGGTGTGGGACTGCCCGCCCTGTTTGCGCTGGGCACCGGCCTTCCCGTGCTGTTGTTCGGCACACTCCTCTCGCTGGGCGTGGTCGGCGCCGCAAAGTGGATAAATGCCATCAGCAGGGCCGAGAAATACATAAGAGTAGTCATGGCCGCACTTTTCATTCTGATCGGCTTTTTCTATATATGGCTGTGGCTGAATCCTTATTGA
- a CDS encoding metalloregulator ArsR/SmtB family transcription factor, which translates to MRYLVRILKSLSDETRLRILNMLYERECCVCEIIDVLNISQPRASHHLGAMYNAGLLKMRRVGIYSLYSIDRENLEYYAIDILKAVREGLGGDETTRSDLVKLHAAQRLIPSCFGSAGCG; encoded by the coding sequence ATGCGTTATTTGGTCAGGATATTGAAGTCGCTATCGGATGAAACCAGGTTGCGCATACTTAACATGTTGTATGAGCGTGAATGCTGTGTCTGCGAGATTATCGATGTCCTTAATATATCGCAGCCGCGTGCCTCTCACCACCTGGGAGCTATGTACAATGCCGGATTACTTAAAATGAGGCGTGTCGGCATATACTCGCTCTATTCCATCGATCGAGAGAACCTTGAATATTACGCCATTGATATTTTGAAGGCTGTGCGTGAGGGGTTGGGAGGTGATGAAACCACGCGCTCCGATTTAGTTAAATTGCATGCTGCGCAGAGGCTTATTCCTTCATGCTTCGGGTCGGCCGGGTGCGGATAG
- a CDS encoding MarR family transcriptional regulator: protein MVNELEEHICFNVGRVMRRVYEHYDSRLSPFNLTTPQYMVFSALWIGDGITIGELGQRVALDGSTITGILDRMEKNGYVERRPNAEDRRSALVHLTQKAREVGPRIIGFADELNAAIRKNFPAQDIAVFERVLRDLGRSQIS, encoded by the coding sequence ATGGTAAATGAACTGGAAGAGCACATCTGCTTCAATGTCGGTCGTGTCATGCGCCGTGTTTATGAGCACTATGATTCGCGGCTTTCGCCTTTCAACCTGACCACGCCGCAGTACATGGTTTTCAGCGCCCTCTGGATAGGCGACGGGATAACGATCGGCGAACTGGGGCAGCGCGTGGCTCTGGACGGTTCAACCATCACCGGCATACTCGACCGCATGGAAAAAAACGGTTACGTGGAACGCAGGCCGAATGCAGAGGACCGCAGGTCAGCTCTGGTTCACCTGACACAAAAGGCAAGGGAGGTCGGGCCGCGCATCATCGGCTTTGCGGACGAGCTGAACGCCGCCATCCGCAAAAATTTCCCGGCGCAGGATATAGCGGTCTTTGAACGTGTGCTGCGCGATCTGGGCCGTTCGCAGATAAGCTGA
- a CDS encoding 4Fe-4S dicluster domain-containing protein, translating to MSQSDAVLTDPEINVYLKFIEWQKKSWYGVPGGEKLLAVISAKYTPADAAFLTGIPFSPKSLEALAGIKGMDPAALKIRLDELTRKGFLYKFVRDGIPHYMLNDIFMLMRTTGWPGRTDEHSRQFAVLSDNHFPTFMQPWETVKEKGLRVLPINAAIEDKQAILPYEEVKKHLDSYTYFSVSYCPCRVKKGLVTGTPDRYQLEVCLHFDRLGRYAVENGFGRQITREETERILQQCAEAGLIHAMSNQQESPDTICNCCSCCCMWFEAVKRMKHSGGLVPSNYHVKVEQQTCTGCGLCVKRCPMEALRLKESPDARGRKTTVREKDGRVRELTNKSGKVSQVNAELCIGCGVCAYKCQSGSLSLVRNAEEHHPPRTMRDWAVEFITTRKPNP from the coding sequence ATGAGCCAATCCGACGCAGTTCTTACAGACCCGGAAATAAACGTTTACCTGAAATTCATCGAGTGGCAGAAGAAGAGCTGGTACGGTGTCCCGGGCGGGGAGAAACTGCTGGCCGTCATATCGGCAAAATACACGCCCGCCGACGCTGCATTCCTCACCGGCATACCGTTCTCTCCCAAAAGCCTCGAGGCATTAGCCGGGATAAAGGGCATGGATCCCGCTGCGCTGAAAATCAGGCTGGACGAACTGACCCGCAAGGGATTCCTCTATAAATTCGTACGTGATGGTATTCCTCATTACATGCTCAATGATATTTTTATGCTCATGCGCACGACAGGATGGCCGGGTAGAACCGACGAGCACAGCAGGCAGTTCGCAGTGCTGTCCGACAACCATTTCCCGACCTTCATGCAGCCCTGGGAGACCGTCAAAGAAAAAGGCCTGCGCGTGCTGCCTATAAACGCCGCCATCGAGGACAAGCAGGCCATACTGCCGTATGAGGAAGTAAAAAAGCACCTCGATTCCTACACTTATTTCAGCGTCAGCTACTGCCCCTGCCGCGTGAAAAAAGGCCTGGTCACGGGCACACCTGACAGATACCAGCTTGAAGTATGCCTGCATTTCGATCGCCTGGGCCGCTATGCTGTGGAGAATGGTTTCGGGCGCCAGATTACGCGCGAGGAAACCGAGCGTATCCTTCAGCAGTGCGCCGAGGCCGGCCTCATACACGCCATGTCCAACCAGCAGGAAAGCCCGGATACCATCTGTAACTGCTGCAGTTGCTGCTGCATGTGGTTTGAGGCGGTCAAGCGCATGAAGCATTCAGGCGGGCTGGTGCCCTCCAACTACCATGTCAAAGTAGAACAGCAGACCTGCACGGGTTGCGGCTTGTGTGTCAAGCGCTGCCCGATGGAAGCGCTTCGTCTCAAGGAGTCACCGGATGCCAGGGGCCGCAAGACTACTGTCCGTGAAAAGGATGGACGTGTTCGTGAACTCACCAACAAATCCGGCAAGGTATCCCAAGTCAATGCCGAACTCTGTATCGGATGCGGAGTCTGCGCCTATAAATGCCAGTCCGGCTCACTGTCCCTGGTGCGCAACGCTGAGGAGCATCATCCACCCCGCACCATGCGAGACTGGGCGGTCGAGTTCATCACCACGCGCAAGCCAAATCCGTAG
- a CDS encoding DUF6504 family protein, giving the protein MSRQIDEPITVHISRESVPTAFIWRRRLYRVVEILSWWREASEWWNGGQVRILIRVTAERRGAGIYELCKSDSIWLLHRVLD; this is encoded by the coding sequence GTGTCCAGACAGATTGATGAGCCGATCACCGTCCATATCAGCCGGGAATCCGTTCCGACCGCCTTCATCTGGCGCCGGCGTCTTTACCGGGTGGTGGAGATACTGTCCTGGTGGAGGGAAGCTTCGGAATGGTGGAACGGGGGGCAGGTGCGCATTCTCATCCGTGTCACCGCCGAGCGGCGGGGCGCCGGCATTTACGAACTGTGCAAGAGCGACTCGATCTGGCTCCTGCACCGCGTGCTCGACTGA
- a CDS encoding DNA polymerase III subunit alpha — MSFVHLHVHSYYSFLDGAAGPAQLADKASHFGMPALALTDHNRLTGAVKFYQSAKKSGVKPIIGAEIDLEGGYHLTLLCSDRTGYSNLCRLLTAMHCKRHGEKPAATRDLLDRHRAGLIALSGCRLGEVPALLAAGQKRGAALAAGFYRDVFGDGFFIELTRYPAREDSSLCRLLYDLAREHGMPAVATNNVHYLSMRDYRIRELLNSIKHIVPASQLAGPRTVEQYFKSPAEMARLFKCFPGAVETSLEIASLCNLDLELGRPRFPGFDLPAGETAPGVLRRLAYEGTERRYGSLTPELSARLEMELTTIEKLGFCGYFLIVWDIVRWARERGIRCQARGSAPNSLVVYALDISIADPVHYDLLFERFMHPLRNEPPDIDLDIDRRRRGEVRDYVIGKYGEDNVSCVATINTYLARGAIRDVGKALQVPQPVIEEACKGIHWLSASRLMEKADTLPELKGSTVYKRPELKEFFDLCAAIDGFPRHLSVHLGGLLIGEGRLSDLVPLEPSSGGDIISQYDKDDIERLGLVKMDLLALPTITVIEQAVHSIRKNRGLQIVIDAIPRDDPVAFAMLRAGKTIGVFQLESPAQREMAGRLLPRTFDDIIVSLSLVRPGPLKCSMDKVYLARRHGQEPVSYPHPCLESALGETLGVILYQEQVLRVAHDLAGLSYAEADGFRRAMTHDRTHEEMEKMRLSFINSAMRRGVKRGVAEEVFEHLAAFAAYGFCKAHAAAYAVLSYQSLWLKCHYPAEFFAAILSNQPMGYYPPRVLAAEARRCGAAVLPPDVNKSSDLYTVEGNAIRVGLCQVKGLSSEAVCSIISQRSRRRFAALGDFALRVEASQPMIENLVKVGALDSFGSRTEMLAEIPGLLQLKRRKTAGAELPDTRAGLKTRPYSDPNTEILVGADLQVRPDTRAGLKTRPCSDPGKKENLLDERELLSLDLSAHPLDFCILGEGFTSISDLPSLPTGELVKIAGSVIRYQTPPTRTGKRVVYIILEDGSGVADVTVFSDVQERCGRVLFRCAWMEVRGKIQRRGPQSLSIIATEIRPLKSIAEI; from the coding sequence ATGTCCTTCGTACATCTGCATGTTCATTCTTACTATAGCTTCCTGGACGGCGCCGCCGGACCGGCTCAACTGGCGGATAAGGCAAGCCATTTCGGAATGCCCGCGCTGGCGCTGACCGACCATAACCGCCTGACGGGCGCCGTCAAGTTCTACCAGAGCGCTAAGAAATCCGGTGTTAAGCCCATCATCGGGGCTGAGATAGACCTGGAGGGGGGCTATCACCTCACCCTGCTTTGCAGCGACAGGACGGGTTATTCCAACCTCTGCCGGCTGCTCACCGCCATGCATTGCAAGAGGCACGGGGAGAAGCCGGCCGCCACACGCGACCTGCTGGACAGGCACCGTGCAGGACTCATCGCCCTCTCCGGCTGCCGGCTGGGCGAGGTACCCGCGCTGCTGGCTGCCGGACAGAAGCGCGGCGCCGCCCTGGCGGCAGGCTTCTACCGCGATGTCTTCGGCGACGGCTTCTTCATCGAGCTGACCCGTTATCCCGCCAGGGAAGATTCGTCCCTGTGCCGGTTGCTCTACGACCTGGCCCGCGAGCACGGCATGCCTGCGGTAGCCACCAACAATGTACACTACCTCAGCATGCGTGACTACCGCATCAGGGAACTGCTCAACTCCATCAAGCATATCGTGCCGGCCTCACAGCTTGCCGGCCCGCGCACGGTGGAGCAGTATTTCAAATCACCCGCTGAGATGGCGCGGCTCTTCAAATGTTTCCCCGGCGCCGTCGAGACGTCCCTTGAGATCGCCTCGCTCTGCAACCTCGATCTCGAGCTGGGCAGGCCTCGTTTCCCCGGGTTCGATTTACCCGCAGGCGAGACCGCCCCCGGAGTCCTGCGCAGGCTGGCTTACGAAGGCACGGAACGTAGATACGGCAGTCTGACGCCGGAGCTGTCCGCCCGCCTGGAGATGGAGCTCACTACCATCGAGAAGCTCGGGTTCTGCGGCTACTTCCTGATAGTATGGGATATAGTGCGCTGGGCCCGGGAGCGCGGCATACGCTGCCAGGCCCGCGGCAGCGCACCAAATAGCCTGGTGGTCTACGCGCTGGATATCAGCATTGCCGATCCCGTCCATTACGACCTGCTCTTCGAACGCTTCATGCACCCATTGCGCAACGAGCCGCCCGATATAGACCTCGATATAGACCGGAGGCGGCGGGGGGAGGTGCGCGATTATGTCATCGGCAAATACGGGGAGGATAACGTCTCCTGCGTTGCCACCATCAATACCTATCTGGCGCGCGGCGCCATCCGTGATGTCGGCAAGGCGTTGCAGGTGCCGCAGCCCGTTATCGAAGAGGCCTGCAAGGGCATACACTGGCTCTCCGCATCCAGGCTGATGGAGAAGGCGGACACGCTGCCCGAGCTGAAGGGCAGCACCGTTTACAAAAGGCCCGAGCTCAAGGAATTTTTCGATTTGTGCGCCGCCATCGACGGCTTCCCCAGACACCTGTCGGTACACCTGGGCGGGCTGCTCATAGGCGAGGGGCGGCTCTCCGACCTCGTGCCGCTGGAGCCTTCCAGCGGGGGGGATATCATCAGCCAGTACGACAAGGACGACATCGAAAGGCTGGGCCTGGTCAAGATGGACCTGCTGGCGCTGCCCACCATAACAGTTATCGAGCAGGCCGTGCACAGCATCAGGAAGAACCGTGGACTTCAAATAGTTATCGATGCAATACCGCGCGACGACCCGGTGGCCTTCGCCATGCTGCGCGCGGGCAAGACCATCGGAGTCTTCCAGCTCGAATCGCCGGCGCAGAGGGAAATGGCGGGACGCCTGCTGCCGCGTACCTTCGACGACATCATCGTCTCGCTCTCGCTGGTGCGCCCGGGCCCGCTCAAATGCAGCATGGACAAGGTTTATCTGGCCCGCCGCCACGGTCAAGAGCCGGTGAGCTACCCGCACCCCTGCCTGGAAAGCGCCCTGGGGGAAACGCTGGGCGTGATACTCTACCAGGAACAGGTGCTCCGTGTGGCGCATGACCTGGCAGGCCTGAGCTACGCCGAGGCTGACGGGTTCCGCCGCGCCATGACCCACGACCGCACACACGAGGAGATGGAGAAGATGCGACTCTCTTTCATCAACAGCGCCATGCGGAGGGGTGTCAAGCGCGGCGTCGCGGAGGAGGTCTTCGAGCATCTCGCTGCTTTCGCCGCCTACGGCTTCTGCAAGGCGCATGCGGCAGCATACGCCGTGCTCTCCTACCAGTCACTCTGGCTGAAATGTCATTACCCGGCCGAGTTCTTCGCAGCCATACTTTCCAACCAGCCCATGGGCTACTATCCGCCGCGCGTGCTGGCCGCCGAGGCCCGCCGCTGCGGCGCCGCCGTCCTTCCGCCCGATGTAAATAAATCTTCCGACCTTTACACGGTGGAAGGCAACGCCATACGTGTCGGCCTTTGCCAGGTGAAGGGCCTGAGCAGCGAAGCGGTATGTTCCATCATCAGCCAGAGGAGCAGGCGGCGCTTCGCCGCCCTGGGCGACTTCGCCCTGCGCGTGGAGGCCAGCCAGCCCATGATAGAAAACCTGGTTAAAGTGGGTGCGCTCGATTCATTCGGCAGCAGAACAGAGATGCTGGCGGAGATACCCGGCCTTCTACAGCTCAAACGCAGGAAAACAGCAGGGGCGGAACTTCCGGATACTCGGGCGGGTTTAAAAACCCGCCCCTACAGCGATCCAAATACCGAGATACTCGTAGGGGCGGACCTTCAGGTCCGCCCGGATACTCGGGCGGGTTTAAAAACCCGCCCCTGCAGCGATCCAGGCAAGAAAGAGAACCTGCTGGATGAGCGTGAGCTTCTCTCTCTCGACCTCTCCGCCCATCCCCTGGACTTCTGTATCCTGGGCGAGGGTTTCACCAGCATCAGCGACCTGCCATCCCTTCCCACCGGGGAGCTTGTGAAAATCGCCGGGTCGGTCATCCGCTACCAGACACCACCCACGCGCACCGGCAAGCGCGTGGTCTATATCATCCTTGAGGACGGCAGCGGCGTCGCCGATGTCACGGTATTCAGCGACGTGCAGGAGAGATGCGGCAGGGTGCTCTTCCGCTGCGCATGGATGGAAGTGCGAGGCAAGATCCAGCGCAGGGGTCCGCAGTCGCTTTCAATCATTGCTACCGAAATAAGGCCGCTGAAATCGATCGCTGAAATATGA
- a CDS encoding methyltransferase domain-containing protein, with the protein MHKWDAHDYQKSSAAQFKLGCELIAKLELKGSESVLDIGCGDGKVTAEIATRLPHGSVTGIDSSQEMIDLACRTFPHAEFPNLRFIHKDACQLDFHQEYDIAFSNAVLHWVRDHLAVLKGIYAGLKNPGRLLLQMGGRGNVVDMTGVVLGIAARPEWSSYFKSFIPPYNFFGIEEYSKWLPEAGFEPLRIELIARDMAQQGKEGLEGWFRTTWHPFVHRVPRAMQQAFIDEVVDEYLRQYPPDASNIVHIAAVRLEVEAVKDNV; encoded by the coding sequence ATGCACAAATGGGATGCGCATGATTACCAAAAAAGCTCGGCAGCCCAGTTTAAACTGGGCTGCGAACTGATAGCCAAACTCGAACTCAAAGGCAGCGAGAGTGTACTGGATATAGGCTGCGGCGACGGCAAGGTCACTGCCGAGATTGCAACACGCCTGCCGCATGGATCAGTAACCGGCATCGACAGCTCACAGGAAATGATAGATCTGGCCTGCCGGACCTTTCCTCATGCTGAATTTCCCAACCTGCGCTTCATCCACAAGGACGCCTGTCAGCTCGATTTCCATCAAGAGTACGACATTGCTTTCTCCAATGCCGTACTACATTGGGTGAGAGACCACCTCGCCGTCCTGAAAGGCATATATGCGGGACTGAAAAATCCGGGCAGGCTGCTGCTCCAGATGGGCGGGCGGGGCAATGTTGTCGATATGACCGGGGTGGTGCTCGGCATTGCCGCCCGGCCTGAATGGTCCTCCTATTTTAAAAGCTTCATTCCGCCGTATAACTTCTTCGGAATTGAAGAATACAGTAAATGGCTGCCCGAAGCCGGTTTTGAACCTCTGCGGATAGAGCTCATTGCCAGGGATATGGCGCAGCAAGGCAAAGAGGGACTGGAAGGCTGGTTCCGCACAACCTGGCATCCTTTTGTACACAGGGTACCCCGGGCTATGCAACAGGCCTTCATCGATGAAGTTGTCGATGAATATCTGCGGCAGTACCCTCCTGATGCTTCTAACATAGTGCACATAGCCGCAGTAAGGCTTGAAGTCGAGGCTGTTAAGGACAACGTTTAG
- a CDS encoding A24 family peptidase — translation MGSIITALTGCLFLLLGLAWGAALNRLAGSVTEEGGIQLKPPACTKCSARRRPKSLIPLIGYFMTGGRCPDCGEAIPVRAPVVEAVTGILFAALYLKYGLSWTLAILLIYSTVLIILFVTDIEHFILPNVITYPSLLLAALVALTVTLARYSLPWSLYYGGSGFMAVFNNFLLCALAGGVCGALLLLLVVVLSRGGMGMGDVLLAGLLGLMVGFPLVFVALFLSILAGGIVAAVLLISGRKKRKEMLPFGPFLCLGGMVTLLWGKELLGWYLGLI, via the coding sequence GTGGGTAGTATTATTACTGCTTTAACCGGATGCCTCTTTCTGCTGCTGGGCCTGGCGTGGGGCGCTGCCCTCAACCGGTTGGCCGGATCGGTAACGGAGGAAGGCGGGATACAACTGAAGCCCCCGGCCTGCACGAAATGCTCCGCCAGGCGTCGACCGAAGTCCCTCATACCGCTGATAGGGTATTTTATGACAGGTGGTCGCTGTCCGGACTGCGGTGAGGCGATTCCGGTGCGCGCACCGGTGGTTGAGGCGGTTACGGGCATTCTCTTCGCGGCCCTTTATCTGAAATACGGCCTATCCTGGACGCTGGCCATACTGCTTATTTACTCCACCGTGCTGATCATATTATTTGTCACCGACATCGAGCATTTCATACTGCCGAATGTAATTACCTACCCGTCCCTGCTGCTGGCGGCACTGGTAGCGCTGACGGTTACGCTGGCGCGCTACAGCTTACCCTGGTCGCTTTATTACGGCGGAAGCGGATTTATGGCCGTTTTCAACAATTTCCTGTTGTGCGCCCTGGCCGGCGGTGTCTGCGGCGCCCTGCTTCTTCTTCTGGTGGTTGTGCTATCGAGGGGCGGTATGGGGATGGGGGACGTATTGCTGGCCGGCCTGCTGGGCCTGATGGTGGGTTTTCCTCTGGTATTTGTCGCTCTTTTCCTGAGCATACTGGCCGGGGGTATCGTGGCCGCAGTCCTGCTCATCAGCGGGCGCAAGAAGCGAAAAGAAATGCTGCCGTTCGGCCCTTTCCTCTGCCTTGGCGGCATGGTTACACTGCTGTGGGGCAAAGAATTGCTGGGCTGGTATCTGGGCCTGATCTGA